From one Streptomyces sp. Q6 genomic stretch:
- a CDS encoding DNRLRE domain-containing protein: MVLSDQPSANFNNTWKLSAGKTDTGISRSLIKFPLNEIPSGTKIDTARLEMYYDQTHTTNANDVTMEAHRATGAWDESTATWSNTSALSGELSGTTYQIDDGDAGTAAVGEWPRSTTTGGAATNDDFAYNKNTATGETYTYQPTIPETASYRVEAHYPPASDAATAAPYTINHRDGTATATVNQTGTAASWKALSSTQYYFSRGNTGKVVLGDTGSSTTRNIADSIRLVNPAQIVKNTGEYNAWHKFPVTDTVQKWVSGTATNYGFVLQAKDDTVASTLTGGPRYEAGDGTSYGGEESSYPRLTVTYGKVGSALDSPTVVHDTGPELSWSAYSNKTGDTGLDIVEYQLHRSTQQTFTPSAATLVAPVDKATTAYTDTTAKPTPDSSSAEIGRSYYYQIAVKTKDGSVIGSPTRVVGVPKAGRTMKIVQGTAGGVTDTTLSSQQPTTNQDAIQSFGVGQKWLSVGNNSTTYGKTRTTLKFPTSTIPATATVLDSKLYMWGAETTTGTDGAIYELHGLNKDFAETTATWNSSASGTAWTTAGGDYGATVSDTVAQVSEVGRHWWDATSMTQGWIKTPSSNHGALIKLKDETTTGPQERTLFLSSEGEDQQLGPMLRVIYVDSTTENTYYAPQTPARMTPNSTYTVDMTVTNTTNAAWAAGERVLSYTWKLPDGTDMTTGGNQVKTAIPALLPGQSTTIQAKVNTPINSDSGSHRTEYVLGWDVQKVSDSTWLSAGTGGIPSLKQDVAVEDPTSNTLGLEKFYSYTGKNTGAGSTVMTNLASGNAVWSYNAFNNPGRGLNTFARFSYNSLDTSDTVSGPGWSAQLAGPIRLGAPVDFHPNPNSNATEIRLPDGDGTTHVFRKQPDGTWKAPAGVHYKVTMKSGLDCTPDKDPVPDAWTFTRPDGTRFLFGCDGYMTSAIDKNGNTQTFTYEERKSNNKPTKFLKYVTDPAGRQSLTVTYFGKSDATSVKSVDHVKSMTDISGRTVTFGYSTEGLLTKLTDGAGSGKEKVFTFTYDATQGNKNVKLVDVQDPRQHSTKLAYYAPQTGDDPKYHWWAKTLTDRLGGDTGFTYAANTANTKFVDTSVKDAEAHTTKYTTDDYGRPVQTVNAKSQTSKMSWDADNNVTYLEEANGAKTAYCYDQKTGYPLWSRDAEHNKSGVPDQSACAPGSYPADSQQYAYQTRLDGFSADLFTKTSPEGRKWQFGYDSFGNLKTVTDPKGVATTTAGDYTTSYEYDGYGQLTKATDANQRATTYSGFDATGLPDTVTDALNKATTFVYDVRGQVKSVTDALGKKSTQNYDVYGRPTDATVPKDQDSGDLITTPAPDYDANDNITRSTAPNGAVSTASYDNTDQILSATAPANNNTAARATSYTYDKVGNLKSTTEPKGTATAADTTDYVTSNTYDAIDELTDVVNSQGDKVSYVYDNVGNVTTVIDPKKNATADTSDFTTKTDYDLNHRPVKVTDAAGKYTQQSYDKDGLTVTTTDKENNTTTVTYDERGMQTEVKAPYNGTTTRSTKYEYDQVGNVTKTITPRGTATSSTEDFASRTTYDELNRVKRQYQPYDPADARYNKADVYTETSYDAVGRVSKTSLPPSDGETVRNDTTYQYYDNGWTKKSTDPWSIDTTYEYDNLGAQTKRTISAADGSSNRTMTWSYYADGALKSKADDGVPVGQSVVLTDNSDTQNTSATGTWTKGDIAGQQGYNHQVHAAGTGTESFTWTLNIPKDGSYTAYVKYPKVTGATTGAKYTLSHGTTTEPAVTKDQTAGTGTWVSLGSYTLKQGEDTKLKLDQSSTGSTVADGVKLVRSTSGDTDAEKKNFSYAYDLNGNLTSIDDTSSGTKVDAYTVTYTGLNQVQKVVEALAGQEKKSTSYTYDANGQVETVTHPDQFSKYTYDLRELVKTVSVGKTSADAAPKVTSYTYTDRGQKLRETKGNGNTVDYAYYADTALKTSTENKPNGTLVTSHTYAYDPNGNKAQDVAKKMNADNHAATLSSTTDYTYDPVDRLAKSVKTGNGAGTETYVHDDNANVVSQTVKGTATTYNYDRNRLLSATTSGVTANYTYDPFGRLESTTSGGKVIQRSVYDGFDHVVESQKMDDTGALQSTKYAFDPLDRTTSKTSAGKTTDFDYLGLSDQVLDEKVGGELTKSYQYSPWGERLSQVKQNTDGTSEDGYYGYNSHTDVEALTDKNGDTKATYGYTAYGSDDDSEFTGIDKPDATDPTKEEYNPYRFNSKRWDAQSGTYDMGFRDYDPGLNRFTSRDMYNGALADMNLGTDPYTNNRYAFTGGNPTSRVEFDGHMICSEPGVCGSDAFLNNYYDDKEAAENFTLPGDGEFYENDTPLKAPKQDKEDDRPSDSANWFTQWLNQDYDLSLWSYMKAQNQGLRHVMGYNHAADLLDHWLGASGDAYEVDPKTMLGDMPSFQKLVDDRVAEAKASGGDYDSRWVKGTSVSDFMEAGDKGKGVMDWYYALNGFQWRVTTSNNNKTVTVEVFKRYNFGNPAGGKPRGNVGYLHEVNQNDLARLNTDGYATDYNVWGSYTYSTGG, translated from the coding sequence ATGGTCCTCTCCGACCAGCCGTCGGCGAACTTCAACAACACCTGGAAGCTGTCGGCCGGAAAGACCGACACGGGCATCTCGCGCTCGCTGATCAAGTTCCCGCTGAACGAGATCCCGTCGGGCACGAAGATCGACACGGCGCGTCTGGAGATGTACTACGACCAGACGCACACCACCAACGCCAACGACGTCACCATGGAGGCCCACCGGGCGACCGGCGCCTGGGACGAGTCGACGGCGACCTGGTCCAACACCTCCGCCCTGTCGGGGGAGTTGTCGGGTACGACGTACCAGATCGACGACGGTGACGCGGGCACGGCCGCGGTCGGCGAGTGGCCCCGGTCCACGACGACCGGCGGCGCGGCCACCAACGACGACTTCGCGTACAACAAGAACACCGCGACCGGCGAGACGTACACCTACCAGCCGACGATCCCGGAGACGGCCTCGTACCGGGTCGAGGCGCACTACCCGCCCGCGTCCGACGCGGCGACCGCGGCCCCGTACACGATCAACCACCGTGACGGCACGGCCACCGCGACGGTCAACCAGACCGGCACCGCCGCCTCGTGGAAGGCCCTGAGCAGCACCCAGTACTACTTCAGCCGCGGCAACACCGGCAAGGTGGTCCTGGGCGACACGGGCTCCTCCACGACCCGCAACATCGCCGACTCGATCCGCCTGGTGAACCCGGCGCAGATCGTCAAGAACACCGGCGAGTACAACGCCTGGCACAAGTTCCCGGTGACCGACACCGTCCAGAAGTGGGTCTCCGGCACGGCCACCAACTACGGCTTCGTGCTCCAGGCCAAGGACGACACGGTCGCCTCGACGCTGACCGGCGGTCCGCGCTACGAGGCCGGTGACGGAACCTCGTACGGCGGTGAGGAGTCCAGCTACCCGCGCCTGACCGTCACGTACGGCAAGGTCGGTTCGGCGCTCGACTCCCCCACGGTCGTGCACGACACGGGCCCCGAGCTGTCCTGGTCGGCGTACTCCAACAAGACCGGCGACACGGGTCTCGACATCGTGGAGTACCAGCTGCACCGCTCCACGCAGCAGACGTTCACGCCGAGCGCCGCGACCCTCGTGGCCCCGGTCGACAAGGCCACGACCGCCTACACCGACACCACCGCGAAGCCGACGCCGGACTCCTCGTCCGCCGAGATCGGCCGCTCGTACTACTACCAGATCGCGGTGAAGACCAAGGACGGCTCGGTCATCGGGTCCCCGACCCGCGTGGTGGGCGTACCCAAGGCCGGCCGCACGATGAAGATCGTCCAGGGCACGGCCGGTGGCGTCACCGACACCACCCTCTCCTCCCAGCAGCCCACCACCAACCAGGACGCGATCCAGTCCTTCGGGGTGGGGCAGAAGTGGCTGAGCGTCGGCAACAACTCGACGACGTACGGCAAGACGCGTACGACCCTGAAGTTCCCGACGTCGACGATCCCTGCGACAGCCACGGTCCTCGACTCCAAGCTCTACATGTGGGGCGCGGAGACCACGACCGGCACCGACGGCGCGATCTACGAACTCCACGGCCTGAACAAGGACTTCGCGGAAACCACGGCCACCTGGAACAGCTCCGCGTCCGGCACCGCGTGGACGACCGCGGGCGGTGACTACGGCGCCACCGTCTCCGACACCGTCGCCCAGGTCTCCGAGGTCGGCCGCCACTGGTGGGACGCCACGTCGATGACGCAGGGCTGGATCAAGACCCCGTCCTCCAACCACGGCGCCCTGATCAAGCTCAAGGACGAGACGACCACGGGCCCGCAGGAGCGCACCCTCTTCCTCTCCTCCGAGGGCGAGGACCAGCAGCTCGGCCCGATGCTGCGCGTCATCTACGTCGACTCCACCACGGAGAACACGTACTACGCGCCGCAGACCCCGGCCCGGATGACCCCCAACTCCACGTACACGGTGGACATGACGGTCACCAACACCACGAACGCGGCCTGGGCGGCCGGTGAGCGCGTGCTGTCGTACACGTGGAAGCTGCCCGACGGCACGGACATGACGACCGGCGGCAACCAGGTCAAGACGGCGATCCCGGCGCTGCTGCCCGGCCAGTCGACGACGATCCAGGCCAAGGTCAACACCCCGATCAACTCGGACTCCGGCAGCCACCGCACCGAGTACGTGCTCGGCTGGGACGTCCAGAAGGTCTCCGACAGCACCTGGCTGTCGGCGGGCACCGGCGGCATCCCGTCGCTGAAGCAGGACGTGGCGGTGGAGGACCCGACCTCCAACACGCTGGGTCTGGAGAAGTTCTACTCGTACACGGGCAAGAACACGGGCGCCGGTTCGACGGTGATGACGAACCTGGCCTCCGGCAACGCGGTGTGGTCCTACAACGCGTTCAACAACCCGGGCCGCGGTCTGAACACCTTCGCCCGCTTCTCCTACAACTCGCTCGACACCTCGGACACGGTCTCGGGTCCGGGCTGGTCGGCGCAGCTCGCGGGGCCGATCCGGCTCGGCGCGCCGGTCGACTTCCACCCGAACCCCAACTCCAACGCGACCGAGATCCGGCTGCCCGACGGTGACGGCACCACCCACGTCTTCCGCAAGCAGCCGGACGGCACGTGGAAGGCGCCCGCGGGCGTCCACTACAAGGTCACGATGAAGTCGGGCCTGGACTGCACCCCGGACAAGGACCCGGTCCCGGACGCCTGGACGTTCACGCGCCCCGACGGCACGCGCTTCCTCTTCGGCTGCGACGGCTACATGACGTCGGCGATCGACAAGAACGGCAACACGCAGACGTTCACGTACGAGGAGCGCAAGTCCAACAACAAGCCGACGAAGTTCCTGAAGTACGTCACCGACCCGGCGGGCCGGCAGTCGCTCACGGTCACGTACTTCGGCAAGTCCGACGCGACCAGCGTCAAGAGCGTCGACCACGTCAAGTCGATGACGGACATCTCGGGCCGCACGGTCACCTTCGGGTACTCGACCGAGGGCCTGCTGACGAAGCTGACCGACGGCGCCGGCTCCGGCAAGGAGAAGGTGTTCACCTTCACCTACGACGCCACGCAGGGGAACAAGAACGTCAAGCTCGTCGACGTCCAGGACCCGCGGCAGCACAGCACGAAGCTGGCGTACTACGCGCCGCAGACCGGTGACGACCCGAAGTACCACTGGTGGGCGAAGACCCTCACGGACCGTCTCGGCGGTGACACCGGCTTCACGTACGCGGCCAACACCGCGAACACCAAGTTCGTGGACACCTCGGTGAAGGACGCCGAGGCGCACACCACGAAGTACACGACGGACGACTACGGCCGCCCGGTCCAGACGGTCAACGCCAAGTCCCAGACGTCGAAGATGAGTTGGGACGCCGACAACAACGTCACGTACCTGGAGGAGGCGAACGGCGCCAAGACCGCGTACTGCTACGACCAGAAGACGGGCTACCCGCTGTGGTCGCGCGACGCCGAGCACAACAAGTCCGGGGTCCCGGACCAGTCGGCGTGCGCCCCGGGCTCGTACCCGGCGGACTCGCAGCAGTACGCGTACCAGACGCGGCTGGACGGATTCAGCGCCGACCTGTTCACGAAGACGTCCCCCGAGGGCCGCAAGTGGCAGTTCGGGTACGACTCGTTCGGCAACCTGAAGACGGTCACGGACCCGAAGGGTGTCGCGACGACGACGGCGGGTGACTACACGACGTCGTACGAGTACGACGGCTACGGCCAGCTGACCAAGGCCACCGACGCCAACCAGCGTGCCACCACGTACAGCGGATTCGACGCGACCGGCCTGCCCGACACCGTCACCGACGCGCTGAACAAGGCGACCACGTTCGTCTACGACGTCCGCGGTCAGGTGAAGTCGGTCACCGACGCGCTGGGCAAGAAGTCCACGCAGAACTACGACGTCTACGGGCGTCCGACGGACGCCACGGTGCCCAAGGACCAGGACAGCGGTGATCTGATCACCACGCCGGCCCCGGACTACGACGCCAACGACAACATCACCAGGTCGACGGCGCCGAACGGCGCGGTCTCCACGGCGTCGTACGACAACACCGACCAGATCCTCTCCGCCACGGCTCCCGCCAACAACAACACGGCGGCGCGCGCCACGTCGTACACGTACGACAAGGTCGGCAACCTGAAGTCGACGACCGAGCCCAAGGGCACGGCGACGGCGGCGGACACCACCGACTACGTCACCTCCAACACCTACGACGCCATCGACGAGTTGACCGATGTCGTGAACTCGCAGGGTGACAAGGTCTCTTACGTCTACGACAACGTCGGCAACGTCACCACGGTCATCGACCCGAAGAAGAACGCGACCGCCGACACGAGCGACTTCACGACGAAGACGGACTACGACCTGAACCACCGTCCGGTGAAGGTCACGGACGCGGCGGGCAAGTACACGCAGCAGTCCTACGACAAGGACGGGCTGACGGTCACGACCACAGACAAGGAGAACAACACCACCACCGTCACCTACGACGAGCGCGGCATGCAGACCGAGGTCAAGGCGCCCTACAACGGCACCACGACCCGCTCGACGAAGTACGAGTACGACCAGGTCGGCAACGTCACCAAGACGATCACGCCGCGTGGCACGGCCACCTCCAGCACGGAGGACTTCGCCTCGCGCACGACGTACGACGAGCTGAACCGTGTGAAGAGGCAGTACCAGCCCTACGATCCGGCGGACGCCCGCTACAACAAGGCGGACGTCTACACGGAGACGTCCTACGATGCGGTGGGCCGGGTGTCGAAGACCTCGCTGCCGCCGTCGGACGGAGAGACGGTCCGTAACGACACGACCTACCAGTACTACGACAACGGCTGGACGAAGAAGTCGACGGACCCGTGGTCGATCGACACCACGTACGAGTACGACAACCTGGGCGCGCAGACCAAGCGGACCATCTCGGCCGCGGACGGCTCGTCCAACCGCACCATGACGTGGTCGTACTACGCGGACGGCGCGCTCAAGTCCAAGGCGGACGACGGGGTCCCGGTCGGCCAGTCGGTCGTCCTGACCGACAACTCCGACACGCAGAACACCTCCGCCACCGGCACCTGGACCAAGGGGGACATCGCCGGGCAGCAGGGCTACAACCACCAGGTCCACGCCGCGGGTACGGGCACCGAAAGCTTCACGTGGACGCTGAACATCCCCAAGGACGGCAGCTACACCGCGTACGTGAAGTACCCGAAGGTGACCGGTGCCACCACCGGCGCGAAGTACACGCTCAGCCACGGCACCACCACCGAGCCGGCCGTCACCAAGGACCAGACGGCGGGCACGGGCACCTGGGTCAGCCTGGGCAGCTACACCCTCAAGCAGGGTGAGGACACCAAGCTCAAGCTGGACCAGTCGAGCACGGGCAGCACGGTGGCCGATGGGGTCAAGCTGGTGCGCTCGACGTCCGGCGACACGGACGCCGAGAAGAAGAACTTCTCCTACGCCTACGACCTCAACGGCAATCTGACGTCCATCGACGACACCTCGTCCGGGACCAAGGTCGACGCCTACACGGTCACGTACACCGGCCTCAACCAGGTCCAGAAGGTCGTCGAGGCGCTCGCGGGCCAGGAGAAGAAGTCCACGTCGTACACCTACGACGCCAATGGGCAGGTGGAGACGGTCACGCACCCCGACCAGTTCTCCAAGTACACGTACGACCTCCGGGAGTTGGTCAAGACCGTCTCGGTCGGTAAGACGTCCGCGGACGCCGCGCCGAAGGTCACGTCGTACACGTACACCGACCGCGGCCAGAAGCTGCGGGAGACCAAGGGCAACGGCAACACCGTCGACTACGCCTACTACGCCGACACGGCGCTCAAGACGTCGACGGAGAACAAGCCGAACGGCACGCTCGTCACCTCGCACACCTACGCCTACGACCCCAACGGGAACAAGGCGCAGGACGTCGCGAAGAAGATGAACGCCGACAACCACGCGGCGACCCTGTCGTCGACCACCGACTACACCTACGACCCCGTCGACCGCCTGGCGAAGAGCGTCAAGACAGGCAACGGCGCGGGCACCGAGACGTACGTCCACGACGACAACGCCAATGTCGTCAGCCAGACCGTCAAGGGGACCGCCACCACCTACAACTACGACCGCAACCGGCTCCTGTCCGCCACCACCAGCGGCGTGACGGCCAACTACACCTACGACCCGTTCGGCCGTCTGGAGTCCACGACCAGCGGCGGCAAGGTCATCCAGCGCAGCGTGTACGACGGCTTCGACCACGTCGTGGAGTCCCAGAAGATGGACGACACGGGCGCGCTGCAGTCGACGAAGTACGCGTTCGACCCGCTCGACCGCACCACGTCGAAGACGTCCGCCGGCAAGACGACGGACTTCGACTACCTGGGTCTGTCGGACCAGGTGCTGGACGAGAAGGTCGGCGGCGAGTTGACCAAGTCGTACCAGTACAGCCCCTGGGGCGAGCGCCTGTCGCAGGTGAAGCAGAACACGGACGGCACCAGCGAGGACGGCTACTACGGCTACAACAGCCACACCGACGTCGAGGCGCTGACCGACAAGAACGGCGACACCAAGGCCACCTACGGCTACACCGCCTACGGCAGCGACGACGACTCCGAGTTCACCGGAATCGACAAGCCCGACGCCACTGACCCCACGAAGGAGGAGTACAACCCCTACCGCTTCAACTCCAAGCGCTGGGACGCGCAGTCCGGCACCTACGACATGGGCTTCCGCGACTACGACCCCGGCCTGAACCGCTTCACCTCCCGGGACATGTACAACGGCGCCCTCGCCGACATGAACCTCGGCACCGACCCGTACACGAACAACCGCTACGCCTTCACGGGCGGCAACCCGACGAGCCGGGTCGAGTTCGACGGGCACATGATCTGCTCCGAGCCGGGAGTGTGCGGCAGCGACGCCTTCCTGAACAACTACTACGACGACAAGGAGGCCGCCGAGAACTTCACGCTGCCCGGCGACGGCGAGTTCTACGAGAACGACACACCGCTCAAGGCGCCGAAGCAGGACAAGGAGGACGATCGTCCCTCCGACAGCGCGAACTGGTTCACGCAGTGGCTGAACCAGGACTACGACCTTTCCCTGTGGTCGTACATGAAGGCCCAGAACCAGGGGCTGCGGCACGTCATGGGCTACAACCACGCGGCCGACCTCCTGGACCACTGGCTCGGTGCCTCCGGCGACGCCTACGAGGTCGACCCGAAGACGATGCTGGGCGACATGCCGTCGTTCCAGAAGCTGGTGGACGACCGTGTCGCCGAGGCCAAGGCGTCCGGCGGAGACTACGACTCCCGCTGGGTCAAGGGCACGAGCGTCTCCGACTTCATGGAGGCCGGCGACAAGGGCAAGGGGGTCATGGACTGGTACTACGCGCTGAACGGGTTCCAGTGGCGCGTGACGACCAGCAACAACAACAAGACGGTCACCGTGGAGGTCTTCAAGCGGTACAACTTCGGCAATCCGGCCGGAGGCAAACCCCGCGGGAACGTCGGGTACCTTCACGAGGTCAATCAGAACGACCTGGCCCGCCTGAACACCGACGGCTACGCCACGGACTACAACGTCTGGGGCTCCTACACCTATTCGACAGGAGGGTGA